One genomic region from Lates calcarifer isolate ASB-BC8 linkage group LG10, TLL_Latcal_v3, whole genome shotgun sequence encodes:
- the fjx1 gene encoding four-jointed box protein 1, whose translation MRAVSANLFALLFLCALASVFYVWSALENRLERHKRRYSVPGGGSFHQGLPADLSAKTFRALLAVPAAQRPHLGGRLGAPNHTDQTVSAGNRDYHVNGDNKRSARREGPVKLGSPVEDGIFWNEWLEDLLPVGFTEEYARDWRERARTYRIVKLEAGCGRISNQLATFADGTKACVRYGINADQVQGETLTYYLASLLGITNVPPLALSQLNSDSEQWAAVRTRIDGLQWSDRAVVSLTEWVSNLTGVVTPAPLRQESSGLHPVLEDLWNKTTAELLELMQWTDLIIFDYLTANFDRLVSNLFSLQWDSRVMERDTNNLLKTPHGDLVFIDNEAGLVHGFRVLNMWEKYHNTVLSSVCVFRKRTTQRVAELHRRRDSRKRLLELYRDSEPLSLELGFLSDEHAGVLQDRIDRLYKHILHCKGKYSQL comes from the coding sequence ATGAGGGCTGTTTCAGCAAACTTGTTCGCTCTGCTCTTCCTGTGCGCCCTTGCAAGTGTTTTCTACGTCTGGAGCGCACTGGAGAACCGTTTGGAGCGACACAAGCGGAGGTACTCGGTGCCCGGGGGAGGGTCTTTTCACCAGGGTCTCCCGGCGGACCTCTCCGCCAAAACTTTCCGGGCGTTGCTCGCCGTCCCAGCGGCACAAAGACCGCACTTGGGGGGCAGACTTGGGGCTCCCAACCACACCGATCAAACCGTCTCTGCAGGAAATCGAGATTACCATGTGAATGGGGATAACAAGAGGTCAGCGCGGCGGGAGGGCCCGGTCAAGTTGGGCTCCCCAGTGGAGGATGGGATATTTTGGAATGAATGGTTGGAAGATCTCCTACCCGTGGGCTTCACGGAGGAATATGCTCGGGATTGGCGAGAGAGGGCCAGGACGTACCGGATAGTGAAGCTTGAGGCTGGATGCGGCAGGATATCCAACCAGCTCGCCACTTTTGCAGATGGGACCAAAGCGTGTGTGCGTTACGGGATAAACGCGGATCAGGTGCAAGGAGAAACTTTGACGTATTACCTTGCCAGTTTGCTGGGCATCACAAACGTGCCTCCTCTAGCGCTTTCCCAGCtcaacagtgacagtgaacaaTGGGCGGCTGTGAGGACGCGAATAGATGGTTTACAGTGGAGTGACCGAGCCGTGGTTTCTCTCACTGAGTGGGTCTCCAACCTGACCGGGGTGGTCACACCTGCGCCGCTCAGACAGGAGAGCAGCGGGCTGCATCCTGTGCTTGAGGATCTCTGGAACAAGACCACGgcggagctgctggagctgatgCAGTGGACAGACCTGATCATTTTCGACTACCTGACTGCAAACTTCGACCGACTCGTCAGCAATCTGTTCAGCCTGCAGTGGGACTCGCGCGTAATGGAGAGGGACACCAATAACCTCCTCAAAACACCCCACGGTGACCTTGTATTCATCGACAACGAGGCCGGACTCGTGCACGGCTTTCGGGTCTTGAACATGTGGGAGAAATATCACAATACGGTGCTAAGctccgtgtgtgtgttcagaaaaAGGACCACGCAGCGCGTGGCGGAGCTGCACAGGCGCAGAGACTCACGGAAAAGGCTGCTGGAGCTCTACAGAGACAGCGAGCCTTTGTCTCTGGAATTAGGATTTCTCTCAGACGAGCACGCTGGTGTTCTCCAGGACAGGATAGACAGATTATACAAACATATTTTGCATTGCAAAGGCAAGTACAGCCAGCTGTGA